The proteins below come from a single Eucalyptus grandis isolate ANBG69807.140 chromosome 3, ASM1654582v1, whole genome shotgun sequence genomic window:
- the LOC104437872 gene encoding disease resistance protein RPV1 translates to MAISAARLISDVAPASRGKYDVFLNFRGKDTRYGFTDFLYHHMKEVGVHVFRDEEELSMGEVIGEELQQAIKNAVIYIPIFSQTYASSKWCLRELALMVDNVSKSKKKRIFPIFLHVEPDDVKLKKPLYEADFKKHEEDFRNEVETWKGALRKVDELKGWVVKKDERCLMDYVASVYIISDHDSPITKYFNIVIDVLQSFQVKILTNPWVMHGQANIVKLVVEKVLAELRIKQKSVPEHLVGYDGQVNDLMELLDVKQFDVRLIEIYGMGGMGKTTIAKVVFNKLCSHFGKYCSFLEDVQERSTKKGIVHLQKKLLSDIGGSGSIEKISDSEEGMRRIGMALSNNKVLVVLDDVDEKVPIKYLIGNSNLHKGSRIIITTRDRDILGIGEFRDILQVGGFKNNVKKYEMQKMDNALALQLFCRHAFDGDFPSNDYRERSREIVSLMEGLPLAIELVGSLLKGRNEDFWNNMLVKLREEPMKKILDKLKISYDDLENDQKQIFLDIACFLFNEKKTDATYIWDDFFPAIGIDVLTKRCLVKILDNNKFWMHKQLIKLGKHIVRQESPTNPGERSRSWVADEALRIIRSQQRKDKVQGISIDGLNYSIEIKNEEFESFKDDAKAWDIIKMAWNLKVLSLTQCGGITTIPDLSKCSSLKRLTLAHCDRLKRIDNFITNLKSLIELEIECFKWADLFPSSLILRNLMTLEFYYVEMEDIPLDRLPGLESLTVDGCELLKRLTFSSENLRHAHVSSCPDLVDISFSLLEKLESFFVFGCRSLGTINQLGCVKNLEKLEIQQCNGLTDVWGLEHLESLKSLEVTQCPSLRRLIDAFSPNMPNDCLVKIQACGDFFKDSTPSDPLGMPLLRYVQEIILDSSNFESKSDKMELSFTIRFHLGVKESSEQLEFVGGITEENKDVTPDSVTYKGLIANVKGFGFCLKRMWYKTPGEFNNLLIEIKSDEQVKGMVQLACKQGLIHLYVEGGVDSEGEYNDRIREMFGEEWRTNTDVYPHEGGAE, encoded by the exons ATGGCAATCTCAGCGGCTAGATTGATTAGTGATGTTGCACCAGCATCACGAGGCAAGTACGATGTGTTCCtgaatttcagaggaaaagacACTCGTTATGGATTCACAGACTTCCTTTATCACCACATGAAAGAAGTCGGAGTCCACGTGTTTAGGGATGAAGAAGAACTCTCCATGGGTGAAGTGATTGGCGAGGAACTTCAACAAGCTATCAAAAATGCCGTCATCTACATACCTATTTTCTCTCAAACTTATGCTTCTAGCAAATGGTGCCTCCGCGAGCTGGCTCTCATGGTAGATAATGTGTCTAAGTCGAAGAAAAAACgtatttttcccatttttttgcACGTGGAACCTGATGATGTTAAACTTAAGAAACCACTCTATGAAGCTGATTTCAAGAAACATGAGGAGGACTTTCGTAATGAAGTCGAGACATGGAAAGGAGCTCTTAGGAAGGTAGATGAACTCAAGGGATGGGTTGTGAAAAAGGACGAAAG GTGCTTAATGGATTATGTTGCATCTGTCTACATTATCTCGGATCATGATTCTCCTATTACGA AGTACTTCAATATTGTTATTGATGTGCTTCAATCTTTTCAAGTTAAGATTCTGACAAACCCATGGGTGATGCATGG CCAAGCAAATATTGTCAAATTGGTTGTTGAAAAGGTTTTGGCGGAGCTGAGGATAAAACAAAAATCAGTGCCTGAACATTTGGTTGGATACGATGGTCAGGTAAATGACTTGATGGAATTATTAGATGTCAAACAATTTGATGTGCGGCTCATTGAAATTTACGGAATGGGCGGTATGGGTAAAACAACTATTGCCAAGGTTGTCTTCAATAAACTATGTTCCCACTTTGGAAAGTATTGTAGCTTCCTTGAGGACGTTCAAGAAAGGTCTACCAAGAAGGGCATAGTCCACTTGCAGAAGAAATTACTATCTGACATTGGTGGTTCTGGATCTATAGAGAAAATTAGTGATAGTGAAGAAGGAATGAGGAGGATTGGAATGGCACTTAGCAATAATAAGGTCCTTGTGGTTCTAGATGATGTTGATGAGAAAGTGCCTATTAAGTATCTTATAGGAAATTCCAATTTACATAAAGGATCTAGGATAATCATTACAACAAGAGATAGAGATATTCTTGGAATTGGGGAATTCAGAGATATTCTACAAGTTGGGGGATtcaaaaataatgttaaaaaatacGAGATGCAAAAGATGGATAATGCTCTTGCACTTCAGCTTTTTTGTCGGCATGCCTTTGATGGAGACTTTCCTTCGAATGATTATCGTGAACGTTCACGTGAAATTGTATCACTTATGGAAGGGCTTCCTTTGGCAATTGAACTGGTAGGTTCATTACTTAAGGGGAGAAATGAAGATTTTTGGAATAATATGTTGGTCAAGTTAAGGGAAGAACCTATGAAAAAGATTCTAGATAAGTTGAAAATTAGCTATGATGACCTAGAAAAtgatcaaaaacaaatttttctcgATATAGCATGCTTCCTTTTCAATGAGAAGAAGACTGATGCAACTTACATATGGGACGATTTTTTTCCTGCAATAGGAATTGATGTTCTTACCAAGAGGTGCTTGGTAAAAATATTGGATAACAATAAGTTTTGGATGCATAAACAACTAATAAAGTTGGGAAAACATATTGTCCGTCAAGAAAGTCCAACCAACCCAGGAGAGCGGAGTAGGTCGTGGGTTGCAGATGAGGCCCTCAGAATCATAAGAAGCCAACAG AGGAAGGACAAGGTTCAAGGGATTAGCATAGATGGACTGAATTACTCCATAGAGATTAAAAATGAAGAGTTTGAAAG CTTCAAGGATGATGCAAAAGCATGGGACATAATCAAG ATGGCATGgaatttgaaagttctatctCTTACTCAATGTGGTGGGATAACAACAATCCCGGACCTCTCTAAATGCTCGAGTTTAAAGAGGTTGACTCTTGCACATTGCGACAGGCTCAAGAGAATTGATAACTTCATTACAAATCTAAAATCATTGATTGAGTTAGAGATTGAATG CTTCAAGTGGGCAGATTTATTTCCCTCCAGCTTGATATTGAGAAATTTGATGACTTTAGAGTTCTATTATGTTGAAATGGAAGACATTCCACTCGATAGACTTCCAGGATTGGAGAGCTTGACTGTTGACGGTTGTGAACTGCTTAAGAGATTAACCTTTTCTTCGGAGAACCTACGGCATGCTCACGTGTCATCTTGTCCAGATCTAGTTGatatatctttttctcttttggaaaaattggagTCCTTCTTCGTTTTCGGGTGCAGATCTCTGGGAACAATAAATCAGTTAGGTTGCGTGAAAAACCTGGAGAAATTGGAAATCCAACAGTGTAATGGACTTACGGATGTTTGGGGCCTAGAGCATCTAGAGTCTTTGAAGTCGTTGGAGGTCACACAGTGCCCGTCATTGAGAAGGTTGATTGATGCCTTCTCCCCAAATATGCCAAATGATTGCCTCGTCAAAATTCAAGCGTGTGGAGATTTTTTCAAAGATTCTACTCCGAGTGACCCACTCGGGATGCCTTTGTTGCGTTATGTACAGGAGATTATTCTGGATTCATCAAACTTTGAATCCAAGTCAGACAAG ATGGAACTTTCCTTCACAATCAGATTCCACCTTGGAGTAAAGGAGTCCAGCGAGCAGCTTGAGTTTGTTGGTGGAATTACGGAGGAAAACAAAGATGTCACCCCTGATTCAGTGACATATAAAGGATTGATTGCTAACGTGAAAGGATTCGGCTTTTGCTTGAAGAGAATGTGGTACAAGACTCCTGGTGAATTCAACAATTTGCTCATAGAGATCAAGAGTGATGAGCAAGTGAAGGGAATGGTGCAACTAGCATGTAAACAAGGATTGATTCATTTGTACGTTGAGGGAGGGGTTGACAGTGAGGGAGAATATAATGACCGGATTAGGGAAATGTTTGGAGAGGAATGGAGAACGAACACTGATGTGTATCCCCATGAGGGTGGGGCTGAGTGA